From Rubripirellula reticaptiva, the proteins below share one genomic window:
- the glgB gene encoding 1,4-alpha-glucan branching protein GlgB, with translation MQTQVSLSSIGRLINGTHENPSSVLGPHRIDYRGESAIAVRSFLPDAHAAWIIDNASGTRRPMRKLHPGGFFEAICTTMATDQAAPVDACDRAGEDRGTKSTLTSSLTALTASPYRIQMTNRDGEMIDMPDPYAAPSILTDFDRYLIGEGRHHQLYERLGAQLRTVEGVKGVNFAVWAPNARSVQIVGDFNGWDGRSHVARGSDSGIWELFVPTAQAGDRYKFRLHDMNGHWVDKSDPVGFAAELPPLTASIVVDLTKHTWSDDEWMDSRRQWNPMHEPMNVYEVHLGSWQKGPGRTHGWLDYRDLAVRLTDYCKRMNFTHVELMPINEHPFTGSWGYQAVGYFAPTSRHGSPDDFMFFVDHLHQNGIGVIVDWVPAHFPKDSHGLAKFDGTPLYEHADVRQGEHPDWGTLIPNYGRNEVRNFFVANALFWLDKYHIDGLRVDAVASMLYLDYSREDGEWVPNEHGGRENLGAIDFLREFNMAVHEKYPGVVTAAEESTAWPGVSRPVHDGGLGFTYKWNMGWMNDSLRYFQNEPIHRQYHHNELTFSLIYAFTENFMLPLSHDEVVHGKGSLLSQMPGDMWQKFANLRLLYSYMWTHPGKNLLFMGCEFGMWNEWNHDDGPSWMLLDFETHRGVQQCVADLNKVVIENKALHDLDFSGDGFEWVDCMNNQDSVLVYLRKGLDDAPPVLVCCNFTPVVRQQYRVGVPKSGHWKEIFNSDSIAYGGSNQGNAPGLNTIGAGHHGRPDSIEITMPPLGVSIFRLESDSA, from the coding sequence ATTACCGTGGTGAGTCCGCGATCGCTGTGCGAAGTTTCCTGCCGGATGCCCACGCGGCATGGATTATCGACAATGCCAGCGGAACACGGCGGCCGATGCGGAAACTCCATCCAGGCGGCTTTTTCGAGGCAATCTGCACCACTATGGCAACCGACCAGGCCGCCCCTGTCGACGCGTGCGATCGAGCGGGCGAAGATAGGGGGACCAAAAGTACATTAACATCTAGTTTGACAGCCTTGACCGCTTCACCCTACCGCATCCAGATGACCAACCGAGACGGCGAGATGATTGATATGCCAGACCCCTACGCAGCACCTTCGATTCTGACCGACTTCGACCGGTACCTCATCGGCGAAGGCCGGCACCATCAACTCTACGAACGGCTCGGTGCGCAGCTTCGCACGGTCGAGGGAGTCAAAGGTGTCAACTTTGCAGTCTGGGCACCAAACGCTCGGTCGGTGCAAATCGTTGGTGACTTCAATGGCTGGGACGGTCGCTCGCACGTCGCCCGCGGTAGCGATTCTGGCATCTGGGAACTGTTCGTTCCAACTGCTCAAGCCGGCGATCGCTACAAGTTCCGTTTGCACGACATGAATGGTCACTGGGTCGACAAATCGGATCCCGTCGGTTTCGCCGCCGAGTTGCCACCGCTGACTGCTTCGATCGTGGTCGACCTGACCAAGCACACTTGGTCGGATGACGAGTGGATGGATTCACGTCGTCAGTGGAATCCGATGCACGAGCCAATGAACGTGTATGAAGTTCACTTGGGCAGTTGGCAAAAAGGCCCGGGACGGACTCACGGTTGGTTGGACTATCGTGACCTCGCCGTACGCTTGACCGATTATTGCAAGCGGATGAACTTCACGCATGTTGAACTGATGCCGATCAACGAGCACCCGTTCACCGGATCGTGGGGCTATCAAGCGGTTGGATACTTTGCGCCGACCAGCCGTCACGGATCGCCCGATGATTTCATGTTCTTTGTCGATCACTTGCACCAAAACGGAATTGGGGTGATCGTCGACTGGGTGCCCGCTCACTTCCCCAAAGACTCGCATGGCTTGGCCAAGTTCGACGGCACGCCGTTGTATGAGCACGCCGACGTTCGTCAGGGTGAGCATCCGGATTGGGGCACGTTGATCCCGAACTATGGACGAAACGAAGTTCGAAACTTCTTCGTCGCCAACGCACTGTTTTGGTTGGACAAGTATCACATCGACGGTTTGCGAGTCGATGCGGTCGCTTCGATGTTGTACTTGGACTACAGTCGCGAAGACGGCGAGTGGGTGCCGAATGAACACGGTGGCCGCGAGAATCTAGGTGCTATCGATTTCTTGCGTGAATTCAACATGGCGGTTCACGAAAAGTACCCAGGTGTTGTTACCGCCGCCGAAGAATCGACTGCTTGGCCAGGCGTATCGCGTCCCGTTCATGACGGAGGACTCGGTTTCACCTACAAGTGGAACATGGGCTGGATGAACGACTCGCTCCGTTACTTCCAAAACGAACCGATTCACCGTCAGTATCACCACAACGAATTGACGTTCAGCTTGATCTATGCGTTCACCGAAAACTTCATGTTGCCGCTATCGCATGATGAAGTGGTACACGGCAAAGGTTCGCTGCTGTCGCAAATGCCAGGCGACATGTGGCAGAAATTTGCGAACCTGCGTTTGCTGTATTCGTACATGTGGACTCACCCGGGCAAGAACTTGCTATTCATGGGGTGCGAGTTCGGTATGTGGAATGAATGGAATCACGACGATGGTCCATCGTGGATGTTGTTGGACTTCGAGACTCACCGTGGCGTCCAACAATGTGTTGCCGATCTGAACAAAGTCGTGATCGAGAACAAGGCACTGCACGACTTGGACTTCTCGGGTGATGGCTTCGAGTGGGTTGATTGCATGAACAATCAAGACAGTGTGTTGGTTTACCTGCGAAAAGGCTTGGATGATGCACCACCCGTCTTGGTGTGCTGTAACTTCACGCCTGTCGTTCGCCAACAGTACCGCGTTGGTGTGCCGAAGTCGGGTCATTGGAAAGAAATTTTCAACAGCGATTCGATTGCCTATGGCGGATCGAACCAAGGAAATGCCCCTGGTTTGAACACGATTGGCGCCGGTCACCACGGTCGTCCCGACAGCATCGAAATTACGATGCCGCCACTCGGCGTATCGATATTCCGGCTTGAATCGGACAGCGCATAG
- a CDS encoding bifunctional nuclease family protein, translating to MPVKMQLARIIISELTENQVIYLQEVDGQREFPILIGIFEATNIDRRVKDDYEPPRPLTHDLIVAVAQSLGATLQSVIISDLNQATYYAKLVLQKEDGETIEIDSRPSDAIAIAVTFSPPLPIFVAEHVLDEATSSL from the coding sequence ATGCCCGTCAAAATGCAACTTGCTCGGATCATCATTTCCGAGCTGACCGAGAATCAAGTCATCTACTTGCAAGAAGTCGATGGGCAGCGTGAATTCCCGATTTTGATCGGAATCTTCGAAGCCACCAACATCGACCGACGCGTCAAAGATGACTACGAACCGCCACGTCCGCTGACTCATGATCTGATCGTCGCCGTTGCACAGTCGCTCGGGGCGACACTGCAAAGTGTCATCATCAGCGATCTGAACCAAGCGACTTATTACGCAAAGCTTGTCTTGCAAAAAGAGGACGGTGAAACCATCGAAATCGATTCTCGGCCGAGCGATGCGATCGCGATCGCTGTGACGTTCTCGCCGCCACTGCCGATCTTTGTGGCCGAACATGTGTTGGACGAAGCGACCTCGTCGCTCTAG